One region of Carya illinoinensis cultivar Pawnee chromosome 8, C.illinoinensisPawnee_v1, whole genome shotgun sequence genomic DNA includes:
- the LOC122318658 gene encoding 50S ribosomal protein L30-like, whose protein sequence is MNAFKAYKACVPIAWSPNLYITLVRGIPGTRRLHRRTLEALRLRKCNRTVMRWNTPTVRGMLQQVKRLVVIETEEMYKARKQKGANHCALRPPLVISHLPAPAK, encoded by the exons ATGAATGCGTTCAAGGCTTACAAGGCCTGCGTCCCAATTGCATGGAGCCCTAACTTGTATATAACTTTGGTGAGGGGCATTCCAGGGACCAGGAGACTTCACAGGCGCACTTTAGAGGCATTGCGTCTGCGCAAGTGCAACCGAACCGTCATGCGATGGAATACTCCTACTGTCAGGGGAATGCTCCAACAG GTCAAGAGATTAGTAGTGATAGAGACAGAAGAGATGTACAAGGCTCGCAAGCAAAAGGGTGCAAACCATTGCGCTTTACGTCCCCCATTGGTCATAAGTCACTTACCTGCTCCTGCAAAATGA